The proteins below come from a single Acidobacteriota bacterium genomic window:
- a CDS encoding aconitate hydratase, with product MTHNLFNTRKTFVTGSGSEGVYYSLPELEKHGLGTISRLPISIRIVLESVLRNFDGGRKVSEANVKALAAWQANEERSEEIPFVVARVVLQDFTGVPLLVDLAAMRSAVQRMGKDPGVIEPLVPVDLVIDHSVQVDFAGSESAYQQNMAMEFKRNDQRYRFLKWGTQAFNGFSVVPPGIGIVHQVNLEYLAKGVFERENVYFPDSLVGTDSHTTMINGLGIVGWGVGGIEAEAGMLGQPVYFLTPDVVGVHLTGELSQGSTATDLVLRITEMLRKANVVGKFVEFFGEGAAALNATDRATIANMAPEYGATMGFFGVDEKTLEYFANTGRSREQIETIRAYYKAQEMFGIPKEGEVDYTTVIDLNLETVNPAVAGPKRPQDRIELSNLDDRFLELFTKPVADGGYGKAAEDLERRFSVSMGEHTVVMVEGGGEQSSKSIPEADHDTVSVGNTNVETEIEMVNNRPTPDRVEFDETTTPTVSTSIGSGDVLIAAITSCTNTSNPAVMIAAGIVAKKAVEKGMKVPAYVKTSLAPGSRVVTEYLDRTGLTPYLNEVGFNLVGYGCTTCIGNSGPLDPSIEDQIVENDIIAASVLSGNRNFEARVHQNIKANFLMSPPLVVAYALAGTVVKDIYLHPIGQDRDGNDVFLKDIWASLDEVREMLSAAFDPEMYKRLYTQFAEQNPLWNSIESSVGQIYEWDPDSTYIQEPPFFEDFTMATGAFSDIRGARALAIFGDSVTTDHISPAGAIKANSPAGRYLQELGVAPEDFNSYGSRRGNDRVMLRGTFANVRIKNTMVSPTEGGFTKHQPDGAEGSIYDVAMQYKQENTHLMIFAGKEYGTGSSRDWAAKGTALMGVKAVVTESFERIHRSNLVGMGVLPLQFKNGQSAQSLGLDGTETFDLVGIEGSEVKPMQDATLRITRANGETEEVTLTLRIDTPIEIEYYKNGGILPYVLRQLVG from the coding sequence ATGACGCACAATCTCTTTAATACTCGAAAAACCTTTGTTACTGGCAGCGGCAGTGAAGGCGTTTATTATTCCTTACCGGAACTTGAAAAACACGGTCTCGGTACCATTTCGCGATTGCCGATCTCGATACGCATTGTTTTGGAATCCGTTCTTCGCAATTTCGATGGCGGCCGCAAGGTAAGCGAGGCAAATGTTAAAGCTCTTGCCGCGTGGCAGGCAAATGAAGAGCGTTCGGAAGAGATCCCGTTCGTCGTCGCCCGTGTTGTATTGCAGGATTTTACGGGCGTTCCGCTGCTTGTCGATCTGGCGGCGATGCGTTCCGCGGTGCAGAGAATGGGTAAAGACCCCGGTGTTATCGAGCCGCTTGTTCCGGTGGATCTGGTCATCGATCATTCGGTTCAAGTTGATTTTGCCGGCAGCGAGAGTGCGTACCAGCAGAATATGGCGATGGAGTTTAAGCGAAACGACCAGCGCTATCGCTTTCTGAAATGGGGAACTCAGGCATTTAACGGATTCAGCGTCGTGCCTCCAGGTATCGGTATCGTGCATCAGGTGAATCTGGAATATCTGGCAAAAGGCGTTTTTGAACGCGAAAATGTCTATTTCCCGGATTCTCTCGTTGGAACAGATTCGCACACAACGATGATCAACGGTCTCGGCATCGTCGGCTGGGGCGTTGGCGGCATTGAGGCTGAGGCTGGAATGCTCGGACAGCCGGTTTACTTCCTCACGCCTGACGTCGTCGGTGTTCACCTGACCGGCGAACTGTCACAAGGATCGACGGCGACAGACCTGGTCCTCCGCATCACGGAGATGCTCCGCAAGGCGAATGTGGTTGGCAAATTCGTTGAATTTTTTGGCGAAGGTGCGGCCGCTCTTAATGCGACCGACCGTGCGACGATCGCGAACATGGCTCCGGAATACGGTGCGACCATGGGCTTTTTCGGCGTTGACGAAAAAACTTTGGAATATTTTGCAAATACCGGCCGTTCGCGGGAACAAATCGAGACCATACGTGCATATTACAAAGCACAGGAGATGTTCGGCATTCCGAAAGAAGGCGAAGTGGACTATACAACCGTCATTGATCTAAACCTCGAAACCGTCAATCCGGCCGTCGCTGGGCCAAAGCGTCCGCAGGATCGGATCGAGTTATCGAATCTTGACGATCGTTTCCTTGAGCTTTTTACTAAACCGGTTGCAGATGGCGGTTATGGAAAGGCAGCTGAGGATCTTGAACGGCGTTTTAGCGTTTCCATGGGAGAGCACACTGTCGTAATGGTCGAAGGCGGGGGCGAGCAGAGCTCAAAGTCGATCCCGGAAGCGGATCACGATACAGTTTCTGTCGGCAACACCAATGTTGAAACAGAGATCGAGATGGTCAACAATCGTCCGACGCCTGATCGCGTCGAATTTGACGAAACCACAACACCAACCGTTTCGACCAGTATCGGCAGTGGCGACGTCCTGATCGCAGCGATCACTTCGTGTACGAACACGTCTAATCCAGCCGTGATGATCGCGGCCGGCATCGTAGCGAAAAAGGCTGTCGAAAAAGGAATGAAGGTACCGGCGTATGTAAAAACGTCGCTCGCCCCGGGCTCGCGCGTTGTGACCGAGTACCTTGATCGTACGGGCCTGACGCCATATCTTAACGAAGTTGGTTTTAATCTGGTCGGATACGGGTGTACGACGTGTATCGGAAATTCCGGGCCGCTCGATCCGTCGATCGAAGATCAGATCGTTGAGAACGATATAATCGCGGCATCCGTACTTTCAGGAAACAGAAATTTCGAGGCTCGCGTTCATCAGAATATTAAGGCTAATTTCTTAATGTCTCCGCCGCTCGTCGTGGCTTACGCGTTGGCCGGAACGGTTGTGAAGGATATCTATCTTCACCCGATCGGCCAGGATCGTGATGGTAACGACGTATTTCTGAAGGATATTTGGGCGTCGCTTGACGAGGTTCGTGAAATGCTTAGTGCCGCATTCGATCCGGAGATGTACAAACGGCTATATACCCAATTTGCCGAGCAAAACCCACTCTGGAACAGCATTGAATCGAGCGTTGGGCAGATCTACGAGTGGGATCCAGATTCTACCTATATTCAGGAACCGCCATTTTTTGAGGACTTCACAATGGCGACGGGTGCTTTTTCGGATATTCGCGGAGCGAGAGCTCTGGCGATCTTTGGCGATTCCGTTACGACGGACCACATCTCGCCGGCTGGAGCAATAAAAGCGAATTCGCCGGCTGGCCGATATTTGCAGGAACTCGGCGTTGCACCAGAAGACTTTAATTCTTATGGCTCGCGTCGCGGCAATGACCGCGTGATGCTGAGAGGAACATTCGCGAATGTAAGGATCAAGAACACCATGGTCTCGCCGACCGAGGGCGGCTTTACTAAGCATCAGCCCGATGGTGCCGAAGGATCTATCTACGATGTTGCGATGCAGTATAAACAGGAAAACACGCATCTAATGATCTTTGCGGGAAAGGAGTACGGAACGGGCAGTTCACGAGACTGGGCTGCAAAGGGTACCGCTTTAATGGGGGTAAAGGCCGTGGTTACGGAATCCTTCGAGCGAATTCACCGTTCAAACCTAGTCGGGATGGGGGTTCTGCCGCTTCAATTCAAGAACGGACAGTCGGCCCAGTCGCTCGGGCTCGACGGAACTGAGACCTTTGACCTGGTCGGGATCGAGGGTTCGGAGGTTAAACCGATGCAGGATGCCACGCTGCGGATAACCCGTGCGAACGGAGAGACCGAGGAAGTTACGTTGACACTTCGGATCGATACGCCGATCGAGATCGAATATTACAAGAATGGTGGCATTTTACCCTACGTTCTACGCCAGTTGGTTGGCTAG
- a CDS encoding YbjQ family protein, translating to MIVTTGFDVQGRQVVEYLGVVRGIVVRATGIGRGIIGGFKSLAGGNIEEWSVVCEEARKEAFNRLVQHAHEIGADAIIGMRYDATEFSQGATEVLAYGTAVKLN from the coding sequence ATGATAGTAACAACCGGATTCGATGTTCAGGGCAGGCAAGTCGTTGAATATCTTGGCGTAGTGCGCGGTATCGTTGTCCGTGCGACCGGCATTGGCCGGGGAATTATCGGTGGATTTAAGTCGCTCGCCGGCGGTAATATTGAGGAATGGTCGGTCGTTTGCGAAGAAGCTCGCAAAGAAGCTTTTAACCGGCTCGTCCAGCACGCTCACGAGATCGGAGCCGACGCGATCATCGGAATGCGATACGACGCGACCGAATTCTCACAAGGTGCAACAGAGGTCCTTGCCTACGGGACTGCCGTCAAATTGAACTAG
- a CDS encoding zinc ribbon domain-containing protein, with amino-acid sequence MHCPSCGQQQISNETKFCSRCGMPLAIVAEVVTHGGYLPQLEQLNKQKKKVFSRRNVLGFSLIWLLFFLFIVTPFWGIVGVDELAGVSAIIGIFGGMIMAVSALIFLEKAKPAFPVIQNAFPPQSQQYNMPGQMDHAALPPQQSIPVSAYASPQPGNWRDTNDLQPGSVTESTTRLLDKDEI; translated from the coding sequence ATGCATTGTCCTAGCTGCGGGCAGCAACAAATATCAAATGAGACGAAGTTCTGCTCACGCTGCGGAATGCCCCTCGCTATCGTTGCTGAGGTGGTGACACACGGCGGTTATCTGCCTCAATTGGAGCAGCTTAATAAGCAGAAAAAGAAGGTATTTTCACGCCGAAACGTCTTAGGTTTCAGCTTGATATGGCTCTTGTTTTTTCTCTTTATCGTGACGCCGTTCTGGGGAATTGTCGGCGTTGACGAACTCGCGGGCGTGTCGGCGATCATTGGTATCTTTGGCGGGATGATAATGGCTGTCTCGGCACTGATCTTCCTCGAGAAGGCAAAGCCTGCATTCCCTGTTATCCAAAACGCCTTCCCGCCTCAGTCGCAACAATACAATATGCCGGGCCAAATGGATCACGCTGCCCTGCCGCCGCAGCAATCTATACCGGTGTCCGCATACGCTTCGCCGCAGCCAGGAAACTGGCGCGACACTAACGATCTGCAGCCCGGCAGCGTTACCGAGAGCACGACGAGATTACTGGACAAGGACGAGATCTAG
- a CDS encoding zinc ribbon domain-containing protein: MFCPQCGQERSSIETSFCSRCGFLLTGTADLLQTGGLIPRADAPAGFWAPSPRTRGIKQGLFIFLLSFLIVPLITVFSIMVSLRSPVLPILATLILVVGGLLRVAYAWMFESPVPGGKTIEENAFSAAQNLLNRPSRSQLPPQQSYPVSSYEAPATGNWRDTNDLEPRSVTENTTRLLENEELPQ, encoded by the coding sequence ATGTTTTGTCCGCAGTGCGGCCAAGAGCGATCGTCAATCGAAACGAGCTTTTGCTCGCGTTGCGGTTTTTTGCTTACGGGAACGGCAGATCTCCTTCAGACCGGCGGGTTGATCCCACGTGCAGATGCCCCGGCAGGCTTTTGGGCTCCGTCGCCACGGACTCGCGGTATCAAACAAGGCCTTTTTATCTTCCTGCTTTCGTTCCTTATCGTACCGCTTATAACTGTTTTCTCGATCATGGTGAGTCTACGTTCACCCGTTCTGCCGATTCTGGCAACGTTGATCCTGGTCGTTGGCGGTCTTTTGCGTGTCGCCTACGCCTGGATGTTTGAATCACCTGTCCCCGGCGGAAAGACGATCGAAGAAAATGCGTTCTCCGCAGCACAGAATTTGCTCAATCGCCCATCGAGATCCCAACTTCCGCCGCAGCAAAGCTATCCGGTTTCTTCGTACGAAGCACCTGCGACCGGCAATTGGCGTGATACCAACGACCTCGAACCGCGCAGCGTTACCGAAAACACGACGCGGCTTCTGGAGAACGAAGAACTGCCTCAATAA
- the ggt gene encoding gamma-glutamyltransferase translates to MKNNPFRVVLSAIFVFAITFAILPTSRAAFAWPEPVRGKHAMVASQHELASQIGVDIMKRGGNAVDAAIAVGIALAVVYPEAGNIGGGGFMLIRDSKGQNHAIDYREMAPKAANRDIFVDKDGNLIRGEGSSTIGYRASGVPGTLAGFELAFKKYGSGKVKWADLVRPARLLAQNGYVLSYRLAELFKAYKENLAKYEDSKRIFLNNGKYFEEGDVFKQPDLANTLSRIERLGAREFYSGQTAKMIADDMKAHNGLITLEDLKNYVAKERTPLRGNYRGHEIISMPPPSSGGVVMMQVLNMLEGYDVRKMKSNSAAKYHLFAEASRRAFADRAEFMGDPDFAKVPVETMMDKKYAVDRASSIDLTKASVSKDIGHGSIPGAESMDTTHFTVIDPAGTVVTNTYTINDLYGSRVTAKGTGVLLNDEMDDFAARPGKPNLFGLVQGEKNKVEPGKRPLSSMTPTFVLKKDGSVWFALGARGGPRIISAVMQSVINVIDFDMNIQEAIDAPRIHHQWLPDEILYEPVGFSPDTLNILMGYGHKFTANPGNVASATGIMIDNKGVRLGAIDSRSDGMAIGY, encoded by the coding sequence ATGAAAAACAATCCGTTTCGAGTTGTCCTATCGGCGATCTTTGTCTTTGCCATCACATTTGCAATATTGCCTACCAGCAGGGCAGCATTCGCATGGCCGGAGCCGGTTCGGGGCAAGCATGCGATGGTTGCGTCGCAGCACGAACTCGCTTCGCAGATCGGCGTTGACATTATGAAACGCGGCGGCAATGCTGTCGATGCAGCGATCGCGGTCGGCATCGCACTGGCTGTCGTCTACCCGGAAGCCGGAAACATCGGCGGCGGCGGTTTTATGCTCATTCGAGATTCGAAAGGTCAGAATCACGCGATCGACTATCGCGAAATGGCCCCAAAAGCGGCTAACAGGGATATTTTTGTCGATAAGGACGGCAATCTCATTCGCGGTGAAGGCAGTTCAACGATCGGATACCGGGCATCCGGTGTTCCCGGAACTCTCGCTGGTTTTGAGCTGGCGTTCAAAAAATACGGCTCGGGTAAGGTCAAATGGGCCGACCTGGTGCGTCCAGCTCGCCTTCTCGCTCAGAATGGCTATGTTCTTTCGTATCGTCTTGCGGAACTATTCAAAGCTTACAAAGAGAATCTTGCCAAATACGAGGACAGCAAACGTATCTTTCTTAACAATGGAAAATACTTCGAAGAAGGCGACGTTTTCAAGCAGCCGGATCTGGCAAATACGCTGTCCCGTATTGAGCGTCTTGGTGCCCGCGAATTCTACTCGGGCCAAACTGCCAAAATGATAGCGGACGACATGAAGGCCCACAACGGGCTCATTACACTTGAAGATCTCAAGAATTATGTCGCAAAAGAACGAACACCACTGCGTGGCAATTATCGCGGTCACGAGATAATCTCCATGCCGCCGCCAAGCTCCGGCGGGGTCGTGATGATGCAGGTTTTGAATATGCTCGAGGGATACGACGTCCGGAAGATGAAGTCGAATTCTGCTGCCAAATACCATCTATTTGCTGAGGCTTCTCGCCGCGCATTTGCAGATAGAGCAGAGTTTATGGGCGACCCTGATTTTGCAAAGGTGCCCGTGGAAACCATGATGGACAAAAAATACGCGGTAGATCGAGCATCCTCCATCGATCTGACAAAAGCCTCGGTCAGCAAGGATATAGGCCATGGTTCGATCCCCGGAGCGGAATCGATGGACACAACCCATTTTACGGTTATAGATCCCGCCGGAACGGTCGTCACGAACACTTACACTATCAATGATCTCTATGGCTCACGCGTAACCGCGAAGGGAACGGGCGTTCTTCTCAACGACGAAATGGACGATTTTGCCGCTCGCCCGGGCAAGCCGAATTTGTTTGGCCTGGTTCAGGGAGAAAAGAATAAAGTCGAGCCGGGTAAGCGTCCGCTGTCGTCGATGACGCCGACCTTCGTTTTGAAAAAAGATGGCTCGGTTTGGTTCGCTCTCGGAGCCCGCGGTGGGCCAAGGATCATTTCGGCGGTAATGCAGTCGGTGATCAACGTGATCGATTTCGATATGAACATCCAGGAAGCGATCGACGCTCCGCGAATTCATCATCAATGGCTACCCGACGAAATATTGTACGAGCCGGTTGGCTTTTCGCCCGATACGCTAAATATTTTAATGGGATACGGGCATAAATTCACGGCGAATCCGGGCAACGTAGCTTCTGCTACTGGTATCATGATCGATAACAAAGGAGTCAGGTTAGGAGCGATAGACTCGCGAAGTGACGGGATGGCGATCGGTTATTGA
- a CDS encoding Nramp family divalent metal transporter → MELTRFSPKKFARLLSRGSQKVRRSLSEYRFLAYLAVLGPGIIAANAGNDASGIATYSSVGAGFGYSLLWAFVPMVISLVIVQEMCVRMGVVTGQGLADLIREQFGVRWTAFVMLALLIANTGVIISEFVGIAQASELFGIPRFFTIPITAGLIWWLVVKGSQKRVERVFLAMSLVFFCYVISAFLSRPEWSKVGESFLQPTFQTDSAYLFMVMALIGTTITPFMQVYVQSSVVEKRMDVEDLGVVRADVVVGTIFACAIAAFIVICSAATLHMNGITSIDSAATAAEAFVPIAGVYAKYLFGIGLFGAAMLAMGVLPLATAYSLSEALGFEKGLSRSFREAPIFIGIFTGLILIGAIVALIPGIPQIRLLLFTQTVNGLLLPIILLAIVRLANNKEIMGSHTNGPVLNFFAWLVALTVSLLSLALIGKTIADMF, encoded by the coding sequence ATGGAGTTGACACGCTTTTCACCGAAAAAGTTTGCGCGCCTCTTGAGCCGTGGTTCCCAAAAGGTCCGTCGGTCTCTGTCTGAATACCGTTTTCTCGCCTACCTTGCAGTTCTTGGCCCCGGAATAATAGCAGCAAATGCTGGTAATGATGCAAGTGGAATCGCTACCTATTCAAGTGTAGGTGCCGGCTTTGGTTATTCCCTTCTATGGGCGTTCGTCCCAATGGTCATTAGTCTCGTGATCGTGCAGGAAATGTGCGTCAGGATGGGCGTGGTGACCGGACAAGGGCTCGCAGACCTGATCCGGGAACAGTTTGGTGTCCGTTGGACGGCGTTTGTGATGCTTGCTCTTTTGATCGCGAATACCGGCGTGATCATTTCAGAGTTTGTGGGCATAGCTCAGGCTTCGGAGCTATTTGGAATTCCGCGTTTCTTTACAATTCCTATTACCGCCGGACTGATCTGGTGGCTCGTCGTTAAAGGTTCTCAGAAGCGGGTTGAACGAGTTTTCCTGGCGATGTCACTCGTGTTCTTTTGCTACGTGATCTCGGCCTTTCTCTCGCGGCCTGAATGGAGCAAAGTTGGCGAATCGTTTCTGCAGCCGACGTTTCAGACTGATTCCGCATACCTTTTCATGGTAATGGCGTTGATCGGTACGACCATAACGCCATTTATGCAGGTTTACGTTCAGTCATCGGTCGTGGAGAAACGGATGGACGTAGAGGATCTTGGCGTTGTAAGGGCAGATGTTGTCGTCGGAACGATCTTCGCCTGTGCGATCGCGGCGTTTATCGTTATTTGTTCAGCAGCGACCCTTCATATGAACGGCATCACATCAATCGACTCGGCTGCGACCGCGGCCGAGGCTTTTGTTCCAATTGCCGGCGTTTATGCAAAATATCTCTTTGGTATCGGACTATTCGGGGCAGCGATGCTTGCTATGGGCGTTTTACCTCTGGCGACGGCGTATAGTCTGAGCGAGGCCTTGGGCTTTGAGAAAGGACTTTCGCGTTCGTTTCGCGAAGCTCCGATATTCATTGGCATCTTTACGGGCCTGATCCTGATCGGTGCTATCGTCGCACTTATCCCAGGCATTCCCCAGATCCGATTGCTGCTTTTCACACAAACCGTCAACGGACTGCTCCTACCTATAATTCTGCTAGCGATCGTAAGACTTGCCAATAATAAAGAGATCATGGGCAGCCACACCAACGGGCCTGTGCTTAACTTTTTTGCGTGGCTTGTGGCCTTAACCGTTTCCCTGCTGTCTTTAGCATTGATTGGAAAGACAATTGCTGATATGTTTTAG
- a CDS encoding mechanosensitive ion channel family protein, whose product MASSELQKRAIYFLGFVALLTAVLIFFPSDETIFSYTATQLGLQVLADGSLATLAGQKPTMMGDTTISLVVNVLRIVKILLWMTVVVTIVRFVFYSITKALYRNGAPGEVSSLLQTVISVIIYIVSFFIIFQTQFPGVQLAPLFTGSTIIGIVVGLALQDTLGNLFAGLALQADQPFQVGDVVIISGRGEGVVEMVSWRGVKIRTFQNKLLVISNSVLGKETIEVAPKDNLNAKAVFFNTLYSHSPTRTIQFVREAVRQVDNVSKKMRPVVRIRNLGDNGIDFEVKYWLDDYTIQHDTDALIRQRIWYVFQREKIDFAYPTRTLHIEPKPVEAAPDEVVNNIAEHLNRIPIFNPLSDEEIERLANASTSRVYAPGEAIVRAGQVGNSMFVIIRGSVKVQITENDYQKTVNTLAEDDFFGEMSLLTGEPRSASVIAIVETQVLRIDKNGLKPILEANPELVGVISELIEERKMALTKEVAKSDELEISPKKGAITSIRKFFGLQ is encoded by the coding sequence ATGGCCTCATCCGAACTACAAAAAAGAGCGATCTATTTCCTCGGCTTTGTCGCCTTACTTACCGCAGTCCTGATCTTTTTCCCATCGGACGAAACCATTTTTAGCTACACGGCAACGCAACTCGGCCTGCAAGTCTTGGCCGATGGCTCGCTGGCCACGCTCGCCGGTCAAAAACCGACGATGATGGGCGATACGACGATAAGCCTCGTGGTAAATGTCCTACGCATCGTGAAGATCCTCCTTTGGATGACGGTCGTCGTAACTATTGTCCGGTTCGTATTCTACTCGATCACAAAAGCTTTGTATCGGAATGGTGCACCTGGCGAGGTATCGTCGCTGCTGCAGACCGTTATCTCGGTGATCATATACATTGTTTCGTTCTTTATTATTTTTCAAACGCAATTCCCGGGTGTTCAGCTTGCACCGTTGTTCACGGGTTCGACGATCATTGGAATCGTTGTAGGACTTGCACTCCAGGATACCCTCGGAAACCTTTTCGCGGGATTGGCATTGCAAGCCGATCAGCCGTTTCAGGTCGGCGATGTAGTTATTATCTCCGGTCGCGGCGAAGGTGTAGTTGAGATGGTTTCGTGGCGCGGCGTTAAGATCCGCACGTTTCAGAATAAACTACTCGTCATCAGCAACTCCGTGCTTGGAAAGGAGACGATCGAGGTCGCCCCAAAAGATAACTTGAATGCGAAGGCGGTATTCTTCAACACTCTTTATTCGCATTCGCCTACCCGCACGATACAGTTCGTTCGTGAAGCGGTCCGCCAGGTGGATAACGTCTCGAAAAAGATGCGTCCTGTCGTTCGCATCCGAAACCTCGGCGATAACGGAATTGATTTTGAAGTTAAGTACTGGCTCGATGACTATACGATCCAGCACGATACAGATGCTCTTATCAGGCAGCGGATCTGGTATGTTTTCCAGCGAGAAAAGATCGACTTCGCATACCCGACGCGAACACTGCACATAGAGCCCAAACCTGTCGAAGCGGCACCCGACGAGGTTGTTAATAACATTGCAGAACACCTCAACCGCATCCCGATCTTTAATCCGCTCTCTGACGAAGAGATAGAGCGTCTCGCTAACGCTTCGACCTCACGCGTCTATGCTCCGGGCGAAGCGATCGTTAGGGCGGGTCAGGTAGGTAATTCGATGTTCGTAATCATCAGAGGCTCGGTTAAGGTTCAGATCACGGAGAATGATTACCAGAAGACGGTAAACACTTTAGCAGAGGACGATTTCTTTGGGGAAATGAGCCTGCTAACAGGCGAGCCGAGATCCGCAAGCGTGATCGCGATCGTCGAAACCCAAGTATTGCGTATTGATAAGAACGGTCTCAAGCCGATCCTCGAAGCGAATCCTGAGTTGGTAGGTGTTATTTCTGAATTGATCGAAGAACGAAAAATGGCCCTCACAAAGGAAGTTGCTAAGAGTGATGAGTTAGAGATCTCACCTAAGAAAGGTGCGATCACATCTATCAGGAAGTTCTTTGGCCTGCAATGA
- a CDS encoding transcriptional repressor, with translation MLLEHIQAAGLRRTSQRDLILEIFLSTEDHLTSENLHKLVHKKDPSVGLTTVYRTLKLLTEAGLAREVGFGDGKTYYEHHYNHEHHDHMICTECGKVIEFFSPEIEEMQDQMASNFGFKPTHHSLRMWGICSECQQVKADSRTTPSGAQPRIRVRTANR, from the coding sequence TTGCTGCTTGAGCATATTCAGGCCGCCGGGCTTCGCCGCACGAGCCAGCGGGATCTTATCCTCGAAATATTTCTGAGCACTGAAGATCATCTAACTAGTGAAAACTTACATAAACTGGTTCATAAAAAGGATCCGAGCGTCGGACTGACGACGGTTTATCGTACGCTCAAGCTATTGACCGAAGCCGGTCTTGCCCGTGAGGTGGGTTTTGGCGATGGTAAAACCTATTATGAGCACCACTACAATCACGAGCATCACGATCACATGATCTGCACGGAATGCGGAAAGGTCATTGAGTTCTTTTCGCCCGAGATCGAAGAGATGCAGGATCAGATGGCAAGCAACTTTGGGTTCAAACCGACCCATCACAGTCTGCGGATGTGGGGGATCTGTTCGGAATGCCAGCAAGTAAAGGCTGATTCGCGTACTACACCGTCCGGGGCTCAGCCTCGCATACGAGTTAGAACGGCCAATCGATGA
- a CDS encoding DUF2520 domain-containing protein, translating to MVSVSIIGPGRVGGALAVSLPADKYFVEKLVFRGDSDLSTITRLLARQPEVIRLEDLKEISSDVIFITTQDSWIVKVAHELAPKISVNPTVFHTSGSYPSSVLDDLKAVGCETGSIHPLVSISSPELGPTRFPKAFFCVEGTTRAVKIGETIATDLGGRPFSIDTKFKTLYHAAAVTACGHLVALFDSAVEMMTKCGLSPEQAKDILMPLVMSTVQNLSEQSTSAALTGTFARADIETFTRHLTALNENVSDDLLETYLLLGERSLELAAKQGVSAERIDKLRAKVSIAKSKLKW from the coding sequence ATGGTTAGTGTTTCGATAATCGGTCCGGGCCGCGTTGGCGGTGCCTTGGCGGTAAGTCTTCCTGCAGATAAGTATTTTGTAGAAAAACTCGTTTTTCGCGGTGATAGCGATCTGTCAACGATAACACGACTTCTCGCGAGGCAACCCGAGGTCATTCGGCTCGAAGACCTCAAAGAGATAAGCTCGGACGTTATTTTTATTACTACCCAGGATTCTTGGATCGTTAAAGTTGCTCACGAACTTGCCCCGAAGATCTCAGTAAATCCTACCGTCTTTCACACAAGCGGATCCTATCCATCTTCCGTCCTCGATGATTTAAAGGCCGTGGGATGTGAAACAGGCTCAATACATCCTCTAGTTTCTATTAGTTCTCCGGAGTTGGGGCCAACACGGTTCCCAAAGGCGTTCTTTTGCGTTGAGGGTACAACACGCGCGGTGAAAATAGGCGAAACCATTGCCACCGATCTGGGCGGACGTCCATTTTCTATAGACACTAAATTCAAGACGCTCTATCACGCTGCGGCTGTTACAGCCTGCGGACATCTGGTCGCGCTATTCGATTCAGCCGTGGAAATGATGACGAAATGCGGCCTTTCGCCAGAGCAGGCGAAAGATATCTTGATGCCGCTCGTAATGAGCACCGTGCAGAATCTTAGCGAGCAAAGCACGTCAGCGGCGTTAACGGGCACCTTCGCTCGCGCCGATATCGAGACATTCACCCGCCACCTCACGGCTCTCAACGAAAATGTGTCGGACGACTTGCTTGAAACCTATCTTCTTCTCGGGGAGAGATCGCTGGAACTTGCGGCAAAGCAGGGGGTAAGTGCCGAAAGGATCGATAAACTGCGGGCGAAAGTTTCGATAGCGAAATCAAAATTGAAGTGGTAG